GGCTGCCGGTCCTGGACTCCCGAAGAGCCCGCGAGGTACTGGGGTGGCAGCCGTCCCGGTCGTCCGAGGAGGCGCTGAGCGCCTTTCTGCGCGGGGTGCGCAGCGGCCGGGGGGAGGACACCGCGCCGCTGGCCGGCCGGAGGACCGGCTGACCCCGTGAACGGGGCACGGAGCGGTCCCGGCCCGTGCCGTGCCCGGCGGGCCGGGACCGTACCGGCCCGCCGCCCGGGTTCAGGGCCGGCGCCAGTCGTCGGAGGACAGATGCGAGCCCGCCTGCGGGCCCATGCGCAGCATCCCGCCGTCCACCACCCAGGAGGCCCCGGTCGTGTACGACGCCTCCGGCCCGGCCAGGAAGGCGACGACGGAGGCCACCTCCCGGGCGTCGCCGGGCCGGCCGAGCGGGATTCCGGGCCGGTCCACCCCCGCCACCTCCACGTCCTCCTGACCGGTCATCGGGGTCGCGATCTCCCCGGGAGCCACCGCGTTCACCGTGATCCCGTACTCCGCCAGTTCCAGCGCCATCACCTGCGTCAGCAGCCCCAGGCCGCCCTTCGCCGCGCAGTAGGGGGCCGCTCCCACCCTCGGCTGGTGCTCGTGCACCGAGGTGATGTTCACGATGCGGCCGCCCTCGCCCCGGTCGATCATGCGGCGGGCCGCGCGCTGGGACAGGAGCAAGGGCCCGACGAGGTCCACGTCGACCACCTGCCGGACCGTGGCGAGATCCAGGTCGAGGAAGCGGCTGGCCGTCCCCGTACCGGCGCAGTTGACCAGGACGTCGACGCGGCCCAGCGTCTCCGCGAGGACGTCCACCACGTCCGCTGCGGCCGGCAGGTCCGAGAGGTCCAGACGGGCCGATACGGCGCGGCGCCCCGAGGCGCGCACCTCGCGCACCGTGGCCTCGCCTCCCTCGCGGTCGCGGTGCCAGGTGACGCCCACGTCCATGCCCTGCTGCCCGAGTTTCACCGCCACGGCTCTGCCGATCCCCGAATCCGCGCCCGTCACGAGCGCCACCGGGGGGATCCGCCGGGTCTCTTCCGTCATCTCTGCCTCCTGAGGGGCGTGTCG
This DNA window, taken from Streptomyces nitrosporeus, encodes the following:
- a CDS encoding SDR family oxidoreductase, which encodes MTEETRRIPPVALVTGADSGIGRAVAVKLGQQGMDVGVTWHRDREGGEATVREVRASGRRAVSARLDLSDLPAAADVVDVLAETLGRVDVLVNCAGTGTASRFLDLDLATVRQVVDVDLVGPLLLSQRAARRMIDRGEGGRIVNITSVHEHQPRVGAAPYCAAKGGLGLLTQVMALELAEYGITVNAVAPGEIATPMTGQEDVEVAGVDRPGIPLGRPGDAREVASVVAFLAGPEASYTTGASWVVDGGMLRMGPQAGSHLSSDDWRRP